One Sus scrofa isolate TJ Tabasco breed Duroc chromosome 1, Sscrofa11.1, whole genome shotgun sequence DNA segment encodes these proteins:
- the ZBTB24 gene encoding zinc finger and BTB domain-containing protein 24 isoform X2, whose protein sequence is MAEISSEPSGQLIVHSDTHSDTVLASFEDQRKKGFLCDITLIVENVHFRAHKALLAASSEYFSMMFAEEGEIGQSIYMLEGMVADTFGILLEFIYTGCLQASEKSTEQILATAQFLKVYDLVKAYADFQNNHSSPKPATLNTAGAPVVVISNKKNEPPKRKRGRPRKVNSLQEGKSELAAEEELQLRVNNSVQNRAHFMVKELDSGVLSEQIPAKELEESEPACEPGRGEEMPAEKDENCDPKSQDGQDSQSRCSKRRIRRSVKLKDYKLVGDEDDQGSARRVCGRRKRPGGPEARCKDCGKVFKYNHFLAIHQRSHTGQKSFTCDQCGKYFSQKRQLKSHYRVHTGHSLPECNHCHRKFMDVSQLKKHLRTHTGEKPFTCEICGKSFTAKSSLQTHIRIHRGEKPYSCAVCGKSFSDSSAKRRHCILHTGKKPFSCPECNLQFARLDNLKAHLKIHSKEKHVSDASSVSGNSNTEEVRNVLQLQPYQLSTSGEQEIQLLVTDSVHNINFMPGPSQGISIVTAESSQNMTADQAANLTLLAQQPEQLQNLILSAQQEQTEHMQSLNMIESQMEPSQTEPVHVITLSKETLEHLHAHQEQTGQLHLAGASDPAQHLQLTQEPPAHHVPQPTPLSQEQS, encoded by the exons atggcagaaatatCATCAGAGCCTTCAGGGCAGCTTATTGTACACTCAGACACTCACAGTGACACTGTCCTGGCCAGTTTTGAGGACCAGAGGAAGAAAGGCTTTCTCTGTGACATTACTTTAATTGTGGAGAATGTGCATTTCCGGGCCCACAAAGCCTTACTGGCTGCCAGTAGTGAGTACTTCTCAATGATGTTTGCTGAAGAAGGAGAGATCGGCCAGTCCATTTATATGCTAGAAGGCATGGTTGCCGACACTTTTGGTATCCTGCTGGAATTTATCTACACAGGTTGTCTCCAGGCCAGTGAGAAAAGTACAGAACAAATCCTGGCTACTGCCCAGTTCTTAAAAGTCTATGACCTGGTAAAGGCTTACGCAGACTTTCAAAATAACCATAGCTCCCCAAAGCCAGCAACATTGAACACAGCTGGTGCTCCAGTGGTTGTCAtttctaataagaaaaatgagCCTCCAAAGCGGAAAAGGGGAAGACCAAGAAAAGTCAACAGTTTACAGGAGGGGAAGTCAGAACTGGCTGCAGAAGAAGAACTACAGCTGAGAGTGAACAATTCAGTTCAGAATAGAGCACACTTCATGGTTAAAGAGCTCGACAGTGGCGTACTGAGCGAACAGATTCCAGCAAAAGAATTGGAAGAATCTGAGCCGGCTTGTGAGCCAGGTAGAGGGGAGGAAATGCCAGCTGAAAAAGATGAGAACTGTGATCCCAAGAGCCAGGATGGGCAGGACAGCCAGAGTCGGTGTAGCAAGCGGAGGATTCGGAGGTCTGTCAAACTGAAGGATTACAAACTCGTTGGGGATGAAGATGACCAGGGTTCAGCCAGGAGGGTCTGTGGAAGGAGGAAGCGCCCTGGGGGCCCTGAGGCCCGTTGTAAAGATTGCGGCAAAGTGTTTAAGTACAACCACTTTTTAGCAATCCACCAGAGAAGCCACACGG GACAGAAGTCTTTTACCTGTGATCAGTGTGGAAAATATTTCAGCCAGAAAAGACAACTAAAGAGCCATTACCGAGTTCATACAG GCCACTCATTACCGGAATGCAACCATTGCCACCGCAAATTCATGGATGTGTCTCAGCTAAAGAAACATCTACGAACACACACAG GTGAGAAGCCATTTACGTGTGAAATCTGTGGCAAATCTTTCACAGCCAAGAGTTCTCTTCAGACCCACATCCGAATCCACAG AGGAGAAAAGCCATATTCCTGTGCCGTGTGCGGCAAATCCTTCTCTGACTCGAGTGCCAAGCGGAGACACTGCATTCTACACACGGGCAAAAAGCCTTTCTCCTGCCCTGAGTGTAACTTACAGTTTGCGCGCTTAGACAACTTGAAGGCTCACCTGAAAATCCACAGCAAAGAGAAACACGTGTCCGATGCCAGCAGCGTTTCCGGCAACAGTAACACCGAAGAGGTCAGGAATGTCCTCCAGCTGCAGCCCTATCAGCTCTCTACCTCTGGGGAGCAGGAAATTCAGCTTCTTGTAACCGATTCTGTACATAACATCAATTTCATGCCTGGTCCTAGCCAAGGAATCAGCATCGTCACTGCGGAGAGCTCCCAGAACATGACCGCAGACCAGGCTGCCAATCTCACGCTGCTCGCGCAGCAGCCAGAGCAGCTGCAGAATTTGATACTCTCAGCTCAGCAGGAGCAAACCGAACACATGCAGAGCCTCAATATGATTGAAAGCCAGATGGAACCCTCCCAGACGGAGCCAGTGCACGTAATCACACTCTCCAAGGAAACCCTGGAACATCTTCACGCCCATCAAGAGCAAACAGGGCAGCTCCATTTAGCAGGTGCTTCAGATCCGGCTCAGCACCTGCAGCTGACCCAGGAGCCACCCGCGCACCATGTGCCCCAGCCCACGCCGCTGAGCCAGGAGCAGAGCTGA
- the ZBTB24 gene encoding zinc finger and BTB domain-containing protein 24 isoform X1 produces MAEISSEPSGQLIVHSDTHSDTVLASFEDQRKKGFLCDITLIVENVHFRAHKALLAASSEYFSMMFAEEGEIGQSIYMLEGMVADTFGILLEFIYTGCLQASEKSTEQILATAQFLKVYDLVKAYADFQNNHSSPKPATLNTAGAPVVVISNKKNEPPKRKRGRPRKVNSLQEGKSELAAEEELQLRVNNSVQNRAHFMVKELDSGVLSEQIPAKELEESEPACEPGRGEEMPAEKDENCDPKSQDGQDSQSRCSKRRIRRSVKLKDYKLVGDEDDQGSARRVCGRRKRPGGPEARCKDCGKVFKYNHFLAIHQRSHTGERPFKCNECGKGFAQKHSLQVHTRMHTGERPYTCTVCGKALTTKHSLLEHMSLHSGQKSFTCDQCGKYFSQKRQLKSHYRVHTGHSLPECNHCHRKFMDVSQLKKHLRTHTGEKPFTCEICGKSFTAKSSLQTHIRIHRGEKPYSCAVCGKSFSDSSAKRRHCILHTGKKPFSCPECNLQFARLDNLKAHLKIHSKEKHVSDASSVSGNSNTEEVRNVLQLQPYQLSTSGEQEIQLLVTDSVHNINFMPGPSQGISIVTAESSQNMTADQAANLTLLAQQPEQLQNLILSAQQEQTEHMQSLNMIESQMEPSQTEPVHVITLSKETLEHLHAHQEQTGQLHLAGASDPAQHLQLTQEPPAHHVPQPTPLSQEQS; encoded by the exons atggcagaaatatCATCAGAGCCTTCAGGGCAGCTTATTGTACACTCAGACACTCACAGTGACACTGTCCTGGCCAGTTTTGAGGACCAGAGGAAGAAAGGCTTTCTCTGTGACATTACTTTAATTGTGGAGAATGTGCATTTCCGGGCCCACAAAGCCTTACTGGCTGCCAGTAGTGAGTACTTCTCAATGATGTTTGCTGAAGAAGGAGAGATCGGCCAGTCCATTTATATGCTAGAAGGCATGGTTGCCGACACTTTTGGTATCCTGCTGGAATTTATCTACACAGGTTGTCTCCAGGCCAGTGAGAAAAGTACAGAACAAATCCTGGCTACTGCCCAGTTCTTAAAAGTCTATGACCTGGTAAAGGCTTACGCAGACTTTCAAAATAACCATAGCTCCCCAAAGCCAGCAACATTGAACACAGCTGGTGCTCCAGTGGTTGTCAtttctaataagaaaaatgagCCTCCAAAGCGGAAAAGGGGAAGACCAAGAAAAGTCAACAGTTTACAGGAGGGGAAGTCAGAACTGGCTGCAGAAGAAGAACTACAGCTGAGAGTGAACAATTCAGTTCAGAATAGAGCACACTTCATGGTTAAAGAGCTCGACAGTGGCGTACTGAGCGAACAGATTCCAGCAAAAGAATTGGAAGAATCTGAGCCGGCTTGTGAGCCAGGTAGAGGGGAGGAAATGCCAGCTGAAAAAGATGAGAACTGTGATCCCAAGAGCCAGGATGGGCAGGACAGCCAGAGTCGGTGTAGCAAGCGGAGGATTCGGAGGTCTGTCAAACTGAAGGATTACAAACTCGTTGGGGATGAAGATGACCAGGGTTCAGCCAGGAGGGTCTGTGGAAGGAGGAAGCGCCCTGGGGGCCCTGAGGCCCGTTGTAAAGATTGCGGCAAAGTGTTTAAGTACAACCACTTTTTAGCAATCCACCAGAGAAGCCACACGG GGGAGCGACCTTTCAAATGTAACGAGTGTGGCAAAGGCTTCGCGCAGAAGCACTCCCTGCAGGTTCACACCCGGATGCACACAGGCGAGCGGCCCTACACCTGCACCGTGTGTGGCAAGGCTCTTACCACCAAGCACTCGCTGCTGGAGCACATGAGTCTGCACTCAG GACAGAAGTCTTTTACCTGTGATCAGTGTGGAAAATATTTCAGCCAGAAAAGACAACTAAAGAGCCATTACCGAGTTCATACAG GCCACTCATTACCGGAATGCAACCATTGCCACCGCAAATTCATGGATGTGTCTCAGCTAAAGAAACATCTACGAACACACACAG GTGAGAAGCCATTTACGTGTGAAATCTGTGGCAAATCTTTCACAGCCAAGAGTTCTCTTCAGACCCACATCCGAATCCACAG AGGAGAAAAGCCATATTCCTGTGCCGTGTGCGGCAAATCCTTCTCTGACTCGAGTGCCAAGCGGAGACACTGCATTCTACACACGGGCAAAAAGCCTTTCTCCTGCCCTGAGTGTAACTTACAGTTTGCGCGCTTAGACAACTTGAAGGCTCACCTGAAAATCCACAGCAAAGAGAAACACGTGTCCGATGCCAGCAGCGTTTCCGGCAACAGTAACACCGAAGAGGTCAGGAATGTCCTCCAGCTGCAGCCCTATCAGCTCTCTACCTCTGGGGAGCAGGAAATTCAGCTTCTTGTAACCGATTCTGTACATAACATCAATTTCATGCCTGGTCCTAGCCAAGGAATCAGCATCGTCACTGCGGAGAGCTCCCAGAACATGACCGCAGACCAGGCTGCCAATCTCACGCTGCTCGCGCAGCAGCCAGAGCAGCTGCAGAATTTGATACTCTCAGCTCAGCAGGAGCAAACCGAACACATGCAGAGCCTCAATATGATTGAAAGCCAGATGGAACCCTCCCAGACGGAGCCAGTGCACGTAATCACACTCTCCAAGGAAACCCTGGAACATCTTCACGCCCATCAAGAGCAAACAGGGCAGCTCCATTTAGCAGGTGCTTCAGATCCGGCTCAGCACCTGCAGCTGACCCAGGAGCCACCCGCGCACCATGTGCCCCAGCCCACGCCGCTGAGCCAGGAGCAGAGCTGA
- the ZBTB24 gene encoding zinc finger and BTB domain-containing protein 24 isoform X3, whose product MAEISSEPSGQLIVHSDTHSDTVLASFEDQRKKGFLCDITLIVENVHFRAHKALLAASSEYFSMMFAEEGEIGQSIYMLEGMVADTFGILLEFIYTGCLQASEKSTEQILATAQFLKVYDLVKAYADFQNNHSSPKPATLNTAGAPVVVISNKKNEPPKRKRGRPRKVNSLQEGKSELAAEEELQLRVNNSVQNRAHFMVKELDSGVLSEQIPAKELEESEPACEPGRGEEMPAEKDENCDPKSQDGQDSQSRCSKRRIRRSVKLKDYKLVGDEDDQGSARRVCGRRKRPGGPEARCKDCGKVFKYNHFLAIHQRSHTGERPFKCNECGKGFAQKHSLQVHTRMHTGERPYTCTVCGKALTTKHSLLEHMSLHSGQKSFTCDQCGKYFSQKRQLKSHYRVHTGHSLPECNHCHRKFMDVSQLKKHLRTHTVLCFVEGFGAEETEEGRCL is encoded by the exons atggcagaaatatCATCAGAGCCTTCAGGGCAGCTTATTGTACACTCAGACACTCACAGTGACACTGTCCTGGCCAGTTTTGAGGACCAGAGGAAGAAAGGCTTTCTCTGTGACATTACTTTAATTGTGGAGAATGTGCATTTCCGGGCCCACAAAGCCTTACTGGCTGCCAGTAGTGAGTACTTCTCAATGATGTTTGCTGAAGAAGGAGAGATCGGCCAGTCCATTTATATGCTAGAAGGCATGGTTGCCGACACTTTTGGTATCCTGCTGGAATTTATCTACACAGGTTGTCTCCAGGCCAGTGAGAAAAGTACAGAACAAATCCTGGCTACTGCCCAGTTCTTAAAAGTCTATGACCTGGTAAAGGCTTACGCAGACTTTCAAAATAACCATAGCTCCCCAAAGCCAGCAACATTGAACACAGCTGGTGCTCCAGTGGTTGTCAtttctaataagaaaaatgagCCTCCAAAGCGGAAAAGGGGAAGACCAAGAAAAGTCAACAGTTTACAGGAGGGGAAGTCAGAACTGGCTGCAGAAGAAGAACTACAGCTGAGAGTGAACAATTCAGTTCAGAATAGAGCACACTTCATGGTTAAAGAGCTCGACAGTGGCGTACTGAGCGAACAGATTCCAGCAAAAGAATTGGAAGAATCTGAGCCGGCTTGTGAGCCAGGTAGAGGGGAGGAAATGCCAGCTGAAAAAGATGAGAACTGTGATCCCAAGAGCCAGGATGGGCAGGACAGCCAGAGTCGGTGTAGCAAGCGGAGGATTCGGAGGTCTGTCAAACTGAAGGATTACAAACTCGTTGGGGATGAAGATGACCAGGGTTCAGCCAGGAGGGTCTGTGGAAGGAGGAAGCGCCCTGGGGGCCCTGAGGCCCGTTGTAAAGATTGCGGCAAAGTGTTTAAGTACAACCACTTTTTAGCAATCCACCAGAGAAGCCACACGG GGGAGCGACCTTTCAAATGTAACGAGTGTGGCAAAGGCTTCGCGCAGAAGCACTCCCTGCAGGTTCACACCCGGATGCACACAGGCGAGCGGCCCTACACCTGCACCGTGTGTGGCAAGGCTCTTACCACCAAGCACTCGCTGCTGGAGCACATGAGTCTGCACTCAG GACAGAAGTCTTTTACCTGTGATCAGTGTGGAAAATATTTCAGCCAGAAAAGACAACTAAAGAGCCATTACCGAGTTCATACAG GCCACTCATTACCGGAATGCAACCATTGCCACCGCAAATTCATGGATGTGTCTCAGCTAAAGAAACATCTACGAACACACACAG ttCTGTGCTTTGTGGAAGGTTTTGgagctgaggaaactgaagaagGAAGGTGTCTGTGA